The Ignavibacteriota bacterium genome has a window encoding:
- a CDS encoding GAF domain-containing protein, which yields MASAILHQQVEVIQRLTADPRMAPFSDQVRACGLGSSVSLPVQVSGMFNGCLDVYAAEIDYFDAEEMAVLHEIRGDLIFALGNLARDGQPRAPE from the coding sequence ATGGCGTCTGCGATCCTGCATCAGCAGGTCGAGGTGATCCAGCGCCTCACAGCGGACCCTCGAATGGCTCCCTTCTCCGACCAGGTCCGGGCCTGTGGCCTCGGCTCATCCGTATCCCTTCCTGTGCAGGTGTCCGGGATGTTCAACGGGTGTCTGGACGTCTATGCTGCGGAGATCGACTATTTCGATGCTGAGGAGATGGCCGTCCTGCATGAGATCCGCGGCGATCTGATCTTTGCGTTGGGCAATCTGGCGCGCGATGGGCAGCCACGCGCACCTGAATAG
- a CDS encoding phosphatase PAP2 family protein has translation MRIVGMLLVVVMVCHAGGAAQTDSTHTSGRLDATVLQDAGTFWSAFLFIGSAPSRWNGQDIGLAGGIVASTGVVAFGDDAVSGGFRAFKGRTGDRLESVVRMYGEVWVLAVLCGSSYAAGLFTGDRWVRETAFLAGTGLILTAGATQVLKYTAGRARPYTLEGPGQFRMLSPDDDHHSFPSGHTAAAFSLSTVLAHQIGNDWATAGLYTLAAMTSLSRVYAGEHWFSDCVFSAILSTAITHSLLQWYDTRMAPERERGLHIVPGPAGVSFVYNF, from the coding sequence ATGCGAATTGTCGGAATGCTCCTGGTTGTGGTGATGGTCTGTCACGCGGGCGGTGCTGCTCAGACCGACAGCACGCATACGTCCGGCCGACTGGATGCCACCGTCCTGCAGGATGCCGGTACGTTCTGGAGTGCATTCCTCTTCATCGGAAGTGCGCCCTCACGGTGGAACGGCCAGGACATCGGGCTCGCCGGTGGCATTGTTGCGAGCACCGGAGTGGTTGCCTTCGGTGATGATGCGGTCTCGGGCGGCTTCCGGGCCTTCAAGGGCCGGACAGGCGACCGTCTGGAATCTGTTGTGCGCATGTACGGCGAAGTGTGGGTGCTTGCTGTACTCTGCGGCAGCTCCTACGCCGCGGGTTTGTTCACAGGCGACCGATGGGTGCGGGAGACCGCATTCCTTGCCGGCACAGGGCTCATCCTGACGGCAGGCGCCACACAGGTGTTGAAATACACTGCCGGCCGTGCACGACCGTACACCCTCGAGGGACCCGGGCAGTTCCGGATGCTCTCTCCGGATGATGACCACCACTCCTTCCCCTCCGGCCATACAGCCGCAGCCTTCTCCCTCTCCACGGTACTCGCGCATCAGATCGGCAATGACTGGGCTACCGCCGGCCTCTATACGCTGGCTGCCATGACCTCGCTGTCCAGAGTATACGCGGGTGAGCACTGGTTTTCCGATTGTGTGTTCAGTGCCATACTCTCCACAGCGATCACACATTCGCTGTTGCAGTGGTATGATACCCGCATGGCTCCGGAACGGGAAAGGGGATTGCACATCGTCCCTGGCCCGGCCGGCGTGTCGTTCGTCTATAATTTTTAG
- a CDS encoding DEAD/DEAH box helicase: protein MHDPAATIDSILGQDGTLEQISGFAHRPQQHAMAHAVLEALSEQHHLFIEAPTGVGKTLAYLMPSIAYAMQNERKAIISTHTKNLQEQLLYKDIPLCRQLLGAEFSAVLLKGRRNYLCTTRLDAALASRGSMFPPEESDELSRIAVWAEGTPDGDVSGLGFIPSATVWNAVCSEPGVCTSQTCGGRCFFQRAKERARKSQLLIVNHSLFFSLLPYLRTEDQFLFPGDFVIFDEAHTLEAIAAEGLGRRLSRRGVIATLHRLYNPRSKRGLLSDAKRNVKTAFKGMEELVDAFFDTVARSLPPVTTSRAGASRDSLQVRIKTPGLVADVLSMPLSDLVQTLAGVESSIDDAIRAREIAAARESLEEDLRTLEDFLTFASDRHAYWVEVRRPPQDNVTLCMVPFHVGPSLEEQLFGPHGPVILTSATLSVDGDMRYVQERLGGVSARTLTLDSPFDLYRQMRIWIAEDMPEPDSPDYARELPATLLSFIRRSQGKALVLFTSAASMQAAARAVSEDLAGDGIRLLVQGSEYSRHDLLDEFKRDIHSVLFGLDSFWMGVDVPGEALEHVIITRLPFSVPTHPLIEARLEDVESRGERAFFAYSLPEAALKLRQGAGRLIRSVEDRGVVSILDSRILRRGYGKMLLDSLPRCPVDLISRSGDSRPLERDI, encoded by the coding sequence ATGCACGACCCCGCAGCAACAATAGACTCGATCCTCGGTCAGGACGGAACACTCGAGCAGATCTCGGGGTTCGCGCACCGCCCCCAGCAACACGCAATGGCTCATGCGGTGCTCGAGGCATTGTCGGAGCAGCACCACCTCTTCATCGAAGCGCCAACAGGCGTCGGCAAGACCCTCGCCTATCTGATGCCGTCGATCGCCTACGCGATGCAGAACGAGCGAAAAGCGATCATCTCGACGCACACCAAGAACCTTCAGGAACAATTGCTCTACAAGGATATCCCGCTCTGCCGGCAGCTGCTCGGGGCGGAATTCTCCGCGGTCCTCCTGAAGGGCCGGCGCAACTATCTCTGCACGACGCGGCTCGATGCAGCTCTGGCATCACGCGGCTCGATGTTCCCTCCGGAAGAATCCGACGAACTCAGCCGCATCGCGGTCTGGGCAGAAGGAACACCCGATGGCGACGTCAGCGGACTCGGATTCATTCCTTCCGCCACCGTATGGAATGCTGTGTGTTCAGAACCTGGCGTGTGCACATCGCAGACATGCGGCGGACGGTGCTTCTTTCAACGAGCGAAGGAGCGCGCACGCAAGTCCCAATTGCTGATCGTGAACCATTCGCTCTTCTTTTCGTTGCTCCCGTACCTGCGTACCGAAGACCAGTTCCTGTTCCCGGGAGATTTTGTCATCTTCGATGAGGCCCACACGCTCGAGGCGATCGCCGCTGAGGGACTGGGCCGGCGGCTGTCACGGCGCGGGGTCATTGCAACACTCCATCGCCTGTACAACCCCCGTTCGAAGCGCGGACTTCTCTCTGATGCGAAGCGCAATGTGAAGACCGCATTCAAAGGGATGGAAGAACTTGTCGACGCGTTCTTCGATACCGTGGCGAGGTCACTCCCGCCGGTCACGACATCCCGCGCAGGAGCATCACGCGATTCGCTTCAGGTACGGATCAAAACGCCCGGCCTCGTCGCCGACGTCCTCTCCATGCCCCTCTCCGACCTTGTGCAGACGCTCGCTGGCGTTGAATCCAGTATCGATGACGCCATCCGGGCGCGGGAGATCGCTGCCGCACGGGAATCGCTGGAGGAAGATCTCCGCACGCTCGAAGATTTTCTCACCTTCGCCAGCGACCGCCATGCCTACTGGGTGGAGGTGCGGAGGCCGCCACAGGACAATGTCACGCTCTGCATGGTGCCATTCCACGTCGGGCCCTCGCTCGAAGAACAATTGTTCGGACCGCATGGCCCGGTGATCCTCACGAGTGCCACCCTTTCCGTGGACGGCGACATGCGGTACGTCCAGGAACGGCTGGGCGGCGTGTCCGCACGCACCCTCACCCTGGATTCCCCGTTCGACCTCTATCGTCAGATGCGCATATGGATCGCGGAGGATATGCCCGAACCCGACTCGCCGGACTATGCGCGCGAACTTCCCGCGACACTGCTCTCCTTCATTCGCCGGAGCCAGGGAAAGGCCCTGGTCCTCTTCACGAGCGCAGCTTCCATGCAGGCCGCAGCACGTGCAGTGAGCGAGGACCTCGCGGGCGATGGCATCCGTTTGCTTGTACAGGGGTCCGAGTACTCAAGGCACGACCTGCTGGATGAGTTCAAGCGCGACATCCACTCCGTGCTCTTCGGGTTGGACAGCTTCTGGATGGGGGTGGATGTGCCGGGCGAGGCGCTGGAACATGTCATCATCACCCGCCTGCCGTTCTCCGTGCCCACCCATCCGCTGATCGAAGCACGCCTCGAAGATGTTGAAAGTCGTGGAGAACGGGCGTTTTTCGCCTATTCGCTTCCGGAGGCAGCCCTCAAACTCCGCCAGGGCGCAGGCCGGCTCATCCGATCGGTGGAAGACCGCGGCGTGGTGAGTATCCTCGACTCGCGCATTCTCCGGCGAGGATACGGAAAGATGCTCCTTGATTCGCTGCCACGGTGCCCGGTGGACCTCATCTCGCGATCGGGTGACTCCCGGCCGCTCGAACGCGACATATGA
- a CDS encoding HU family DNA-binding protein has translation MAKATAKAMSKTAIIAHFANKFDMKKKDVVAVFEELANLAYKEAKNTFTLPGIGKLVLVHRKERLGRNPKTGETITIPAKTVVKFRVAKACKESVLSSKR, from the coding sequence ATGGCGAAAGCAACTGCTAAGGCAATGTCCAAGACGGCGATCATCGCCCACTTTGCCAACAAGTTTGATATGAAGAAGAAGGATGTCGTGGCGGTGTTCGAAGAGCTCGCGAATCTGGCATACAAAGAAGCAAAGAACACGTTCACCCTGCCTGGCATCGGCAAGCTCGTGCTTGTCCATCGCAAAGAGCGCCTCGGCCGCAACCCGAAGACCGGCGAAACCATCACGATCCCGGCAAAGACCGTCGTGAAGTTCCGCGTTGCAAAGGCCTGCAAGGAATCCGTTCTCTCCAGCAAGCGCTAA
- a CDS encoding response regulator produces MLNPVKALRFFLSSLGPVEQAQMVASTAVVVSMATIISVMAATGAQPRFMDFVSIVTVGIFGFTSVYFSLLNSRRLDEQRRQLLALNAVAEAVNRVVDLDYVLRTALTRITEVLNTPYAWIYIDEGTLLTLRCAEGSDIDILAAVEPFPRSPRMWLNQPRVERESRLERGRIPESLKIQGVQFWASMPLRTKDAIAGVLVVAGPSYGMLSSKQAELAETFGNHISVAIHNARLFERVRQSEHRYADLFENAPDIYLSVNRQHIIVGCNRHGASLLESTPAQIIGRPFSTLCSPERRPSVDAMLLQMFTEGKALKEVEEQMVTLGGRAFFVLLNTTMVFDETGHTVTARIVARDITERKRMEDALLHAQKIDSIGNLAGGIAHDFNNILAAILGSASIMRRHISERNKLTKYVEIIESSARRGSSLTRQLLTFARKTETITAPVDINSLVQETLDLYQRSVSKDITVRTNLADTPLTVNGDDGQIQQALLNLFLNARDAMNGAGTLTVTTQLVTADTLTGSRFSSTRPGPFVEIRVNDTGRGIPKEIQDRIFEPFFTTKDNGTGLGLSVVYGVVQNHKGFINLESVDAVGTTFTISLPHTAGIQAEARKRRPRLPHGTEHILVIDDEAYLCEVARDILTNLGYTVYIASNGQEGLEFYKTRQASIDLVLLDINMPVMSGIEAFEHLRAVNPNLRVIIVSGYGKGIIDTPRFASEVNGFVQKPFQLDTLAFKVRKVLDQRTFQQDPATTP; encoded by the coding sequence ATGTTGAACCCCGTTAAAGCCCTCCGGTTCTTTCTGAGCAGCCTCGGCCCCGTCGAGCAGGCCCAGATGGTGGCTTCCACCGCGGTGGTCGTCAGTATGGCAACGATCATCAGCGTGATGGCGGCAACGGGCGCCCAGCCCCGGTTCATGGATTTCGTCAGCATCGTCACCGTCGGGATCTTCGGCTTCACCAGCGTCTATTTCTCTCTCCTGAATAGCCGCCGGCTCGATGAACAACGCCGCCAGCTCCTCGCGCTGAATGCCGTTGCTGAAGCGGTGAACAGGGTCGTTGACCTCGACTACGTCCTCCGCACCGCTCTGACCAGGATCACCGAGGTCCTCAACACCCCCTATGCGTGGATCTACATTGATGAAGGAACGCTCCTGACGTTGCGCTGCGCCGAAGGGAGCGATATCGACATCCTCGCAGCGGTGGAACCCTTCCCCCGGTCGCCTCGCATGTGGTTGAACCAGCCACGCGTGGAACGGGAAAGCCGCCTCGAACGGGGCCGCATCCCGGAATCCCTCAAGATCCAGGGGGTCCAGTTCTGGGCCTCGATGCCTCTGCGCACCAAGGACGCCATCGCCGGGGTCCTCGTCGTTGCCGGACCGTCGTACGGTATGCTCAGCTCGAAGCAGGCCGAGCTCGCCGAGACCTTCGGCAACCACATCAGCGTCGCCATCCACAATGCCCGCCTGTTCGAACGCGTCCGGCAATCCGAACACCGCTATGCGGATCTCTTCGAGAACGCACCCGACATCTATCTGAGTGTGAACCGGCAGCATATCATTGTCGGATGCAACCGTCATGGCGCATCACTCCTGGAATCGACACCGGCGCAGATCATCGGCAGGCCCTTCAGTACACTCTGTTCGCCCGAACGCCGGCCCTCGGTGGATGCCATGCTCCTCCAGATGTTCACGGAAGGCAAGGCGCTGAAGGAGGTGGAGGAGCAGATGGTGACGCTCGGAGGCCGCGCATTCTTCGTCCTCCTGAACACCACCATGGTCTTCGACGAGACCGGGCACACGGTCACCGCCCGCATCGTGGCACGCGACATCACCGAACGCAAGCGTATGGAAGATGCGCTCCTCCACGCACAGAAGATCGACAGCATCGGGAACCTGGCAGGCGGCATCGCACACGACTTCAACAACATCCTCGCGGCGATCCTTGGCTCCGCCTCCATCATGCGCCGCCACATCAGCGAACGGAACAAACTCACGAAGTATGTCGAGATCATCGAATCCTCCGCACGCCGCGGCTCATCACTCACCCGTCAACTCCTGACCTTCGCACGGAAGACGGAGACGATCACCGCTCCGGTGGACATCAACTCCCTTGTGCAGGAGACCCTCGACCTCTACCAGCGCAGTGTGTCCAAGGATATCACGGTCCGAACGAATCTCGCGGATACACCGCTCACCGTGAACGGCGACGACGGACAGATCCAGCAGGCGCTTCTCAACCTGTTCCTGAATGCCCGCGATGCAATGAATGGGGCGGGGACATTGACGGTGACGACACAACTCGTCACCGCGGACACTCTCACCGGCAGCAGATTCTCTTCCACACGGCCGGGACCATTCGTGGAGATCCGCGTGAACGATACCGGCCGGGGCATCCCCAAAGAGATCCAGGACAGGATCTTCGAACCGTTCTTCACGACCAAGGATAACGGCACCGGACTCGGCCTTTCGGTGGTCTATGGCGTCGTGCAGAATCACAAGGGGTTCATCAATCTCGAGAGCGTGGACGCCGTCGGTACCACCTTCACCATCTCCCTTCCGCATACCGCAGGCATTCAGGCCGAGGCGCGCAAACGGCGGCCCCGTCTTCCCCACGGTACGGAACACATCCTTGTCATTGACGACGAAGCATACCTCTGTGAAGTGGCACGGGATATCCTGACGAATCTCGGCTACACGGTCTACATCGCGAGCAACGGACAGGAGGGGTTGGAGTTCTACAAGACGCGTCAGGCTTCGATCGACCTCGTGCTGCTGGATATCAATATGCCCGTGATGTCGGGCATCGAGGCATTCGAACACCTCCGCGCCGTGAATCCCAACCTGCGCGTCATCATCGTTTCAGGGTATGGCAAAGGCATCATCGATACGCCACGATTCGCCAGTGAGGTGAACGGCTTCGTGCAGAAGCCCTTCCAGCTCGATACCCTCGCCTTCAAGGTGCGCAAAGTTCTCGATCAGCGAACGTTCCAACAGGACCCTGCAACGACCCCATGA
- a CDS encoding DUF4115 domain-containing protein — translation MTKADLFTELRAAREARGMSLDDIAQSTLINIDFLKAIEAGETDILPAAYVRAFLRAYAASVGLDPAYVMRRFEGKSGTPEPPPPPAPVRPTPAADAEPEATPFLSRPGVRSWGVTAVVLLGIAMIIYLTQPDPEQGGTGEVPIGAILRETEQRLMPKDSAVAVAVPLPGNARDSLTLHAAVTDSVWIQIAIDANPPVDHLFAPGSRRKWRARDRFTITLGNAGGVQFHLNARDLGTLGKRGAVLRDVELTREALTSPIQTDPQP, via the coding sequence ATGACCAAGGCCGACCTCTTTACCGAACTCCGGGCAGCGCGCGAGGCGCGCGGCATGTCGCTGGACGACATCGCGCAGAGCACGCTGATCAACATCGATTTTCTGAAGGCGATCGAGGCCGGCGAAACGGACATTCTTCCCGCTGCCTACGTGCGCGCGTTCCTGCGGGCGTACGCGGCCAGCGTCGGCCTCGACCCTGCGTATGTCATGCGCCGGTTCGAAGGCAAGAGCGGTACTCCCGAACCGCCTCCACCTCCTGCACCCGTCCGGCCGACACCGGCGGCCGACGCCGAACCGGAAGCAACACCGTTCCTTTCCCGCCCCGGCGTACGCTCGTGGGGTGTGACGGCGGTCGTCCTCCTCGGTATCGCCATGATCATCTATCTCACACAGCCGGACCCGGAACAAGGCGGCACCGGCGAAGTACCCATCGGAGCGATCCTGCGTGAAACGGAGCAGCGCCTGATGCCGAAGGACAGTGCCGTGGCAGTGGCCGTACCACTGCCGGGCAACGCACGCGACAGTCTCACCTTGCATGCTGCGGTCACCGATTCCGTGTGGATCCAGATCGCGATCGATGCCAATCCCCCGGTGGACCATTTGTTCGCGCCGGGCAGCCGCCGGAAGTGGCGTGCACGCGACCGCTTCACCATCACGCTCGGCAACGCCGGCGGTGTGCAGTTCCACCTGAATGCACGTGATCTCGGCACGCTCGGGAAACGCGGTGCCGTGCTGCGCGATGTTGAACTCACACGCGAGGCCCTCACCTCGCCCATCCAGACAGACCCGCAGCCATGA
- the ligA gene encoding NAD-dependent DNA ligase LigA has translation MKRTPAAAQKRAEALREEIRDHDHRYYVLAEPVIADEAYDAMMRELQDLEAAYPSLVTPDSPSQRVGGAPSKEFATVVHDPPMLSLANSYSEEEIRDFDRRVRELLGTATPVYMAELKIDGVAITLRYRNGSFAQGATRGDGVQGDDITNNLRTVRSLPLRLRTAGKGFDDIVVRGEAYLPREGFAELNKQRAAADEKTFINPRNAAAGTLKLQDPAIVAERPIHCFMYALYAPAARLRAHSENLEQLRTFGFPVNPHARRCTSVDDIIAFWQHWEEHRDELPYDIDGVVIKVDALAQQEELGTIARSPRWAIAFKFRARKEETVLQGITLQVGRTGAVTPVAELTPVFVGGSTVSRATLHNVDYITELDIRIGDTVVVEKGGDVIPKVSDVVLTRRPGGSTPFTMPGICPVCGSPIYRGEEEVNYYCENADCPAQVRGRIEHFASRGAMDIEGLGEAAVDQLVAQGIVKNIGDLYSLEKHRAALTALERWGEKSAGNLLDAIERSKHQPFHRVLFALGIRHVGAGVARTLADAFTSIEALQAATETSLRETPAIGPKIAASIIHFFGDTHNRATLKALKKAGLQFAGAATASGGTLTGKTFVITGTLPTYARDEARKLIEHHGGKVASGVSKTVSYVLVGEDAGSKLTRARELGVPLLSEAELLRMIS, from the coding sequence ATGAAGCGCACTCCCGCTGCAGCGCAGAAGCGCGCCGAGGCCCTCCGCGAGGAGATCCGCGATCACGATCATCGGTACTACGTCCTCGCAGAACCGGTCATCGCCGATGAGGCGTACGATGCAATGATGCGGGAATTGCAGGACCTCGAAGCCGCCTACCCGTCACTGGTGACACCCGATTCGCCTTCGCAGCGTGTCGGCGGTGCGCCCAGCAAGGAGTTCGCAACGGTTGTGCACGACCCGCCGATGTTGAGTCTCGCCAATTCCTATTCTGAAGAGGAGATCCGGGACTTCGACCGCCGGGTGCGCGAGCTTCTGGGCACGGCAACCCCGGTCTATATGGCGGAACTCAAGATCGACGGGGTAGCGATCACCCTGCGGTATCGCAACGGATCCTTCGCACAGGGAGCGACACGCGGTGATGGCGTTCAAGGCGACGACATCACCAACAACCTCCGCACCGTGCGCTCCCTCCCCCTGCGGTTGCGCACAGCGGGAAAGGGATTCGATGACATTGTGGTCCGCGGTGAGGCCTACCTGCCGCGTGAAGGCTTCGCGGAGTTGAACAAGCAGCGTGCCGCGGCGGACGAAAAGACCTTCATCAATCCCCGCAATGCCGCGGCAGGAACGCTGAAACTGCAGGACCCGGCGATCGTCGCGGAACGTCCGATCCACTGCTTCATGTACGCTCTGTATGCCCCTGCCGCGCGCCTCAGGGCCCATAGCGAGAACCTGGAGCAACTGCGAACATTCGGCTTCCCGGTGAATCCACACGCCCGGCGCTGCACGTCCGTGGACGACATCATTGCCTTCTGGCAGCATTGGGAGGAACATCGCGATGAACTCCCCTACGACATCGATGGCGTGGTGATCAAGGTCGATGCCCTTGCGCAGCAGGAGGAACTCGGGACCATCGCCAGGAGCCCCCGCTGGGCGATCGCATTCAAGTTCCGCGCGCGCAAGGAGGAGACGGTCCTGCAGGGTATCACGCTCCAGGTGGGCAGGACCGGTGCCGTCACTCCTGTGGCAGAACTCACCCCGGTCTTCGTCGGTGGATCCACCGTGTCCCGGGCCACGCTGCACAATGTGGACTACATCACCGAGCTCGACATCCGCATCGGCGATACGGTGGTGGTCGAGAAGGGTGGCGATGTGATCCCGAAAGTCAGCGACGTGGTCCTCACCCGGCGCCCCGGAGGATCCACACCGTTCACGATGCCAGGGATCTGCCCCGTGTGTGGCTCACCCATTTACCGGGGTGAAGAAGAGGTGAACTACTATTGCGAGAACGCCGATTGCCCTGCGCAGGTGCGCGGGCGCATCGAGCACTTCGCGTCACGCGGGGCCATGGATATCGAAGGGCTGGGAGAAGCGGCGGTGGATCAGCTTGTCGCACAGGGGATCGTGAAGAACATCGGGGACCTGTACTCCCTGGAGAAGCACCGTGCCGCATTGACAGCACTCGAGCGCTGGGGAGAGAAGAGCGCCGGGAACCTGCTGGACGCCATCGAACGCAGCAAACACCAGCCGTTCCACCGGGTCCTGTTCGCTCTCGGCATTCGCCATGTCGGCGCGGGTGTCGCGCGCACGCTCGCCGACGCATTCACATCGATCGAGGCGCTGCAGGCGGCCACGGAGACATCGCTGCGCGAGACGCCGGCCATCGGCCCCAAGATCGCAGCAAGCATCATCCATTTCTTCGGCGATACCCACAATCGCGCAACACTCAAGGCCCTGAAGAAGGCCGGCCTGCAATTCGCGGGTGCCGCAACCGCGTCAGGAGGCACACTGACCGGCAAGACCTTCGTGATCACCGGTACGCTGCCGACCTACGCACGCGATGAAGCACGCAAGCTCATTGAACACCACGGGGGAAAGGTTGCATCCGGCGTCAGCAAGACCGTCTCGTACGTCCTGGTCGGCGAAGATGCCGGCTCCAAACTCACACGCGCTCGCGAACTCGGCGTCCCGCTGCTCAGCGAAGCCGAACTGCTGCGCATGATATCCTGA
- a CDS encoding STAS domain-containing protein produces MKFEVQNDGTSVTLTLHEKKLDSTMASELKGEFLIIAKPKIDHLIIDLKEVEFCDSSGLSALLIAERKMKEHGGTVRLLNANQKVMSLLKISMLDRLFEFTEPPKPAAKKPEKAPEKKPEKKPAKAPAKKK; encoded by the coding sequence ATGAAGTTCGAAGTACAGAATGATGGCACGTCGGTGACCCTGACGCTGCACGAGAAGAAGCTGGATTCCACCATGGCATCGGAACTCAAAGGCGAGTTCCTGATCATCGCAAAGCCAAAGATCGACCACCTGATCATCGATCTCAAGGAGGTCGAGTTCTGCGATAGCAGCGGGCTGAGCGCACTCCTCATCGCCGAAAGGAAGATGAAGGAGCACGGCGGCACGGTGCGTTTGCTGAACGCGAATCAGAAGGTGATGAGTCTCCTGAAGATCTCCATGCTGGACCGGCTCTTCGAATTCACCGAACCCCCGAAGCCCGCGGCGAAGAAGCCGGAGAAGGCGCCGGAAAAGAAGCCGGAGAAGAAGCCGGCGAAGGCGCCGGCGAAGAAGAAGTAA
- the pyk gene encoding pyruvate kinase codes for MRIIPGKARIVCTLGPASHDAAVLMRMIEVGMDVARLNFSHGSHADHAKLIATVREAADQCGAAVALMQDLQGPKIRIGQLSTPSIDVPSGSTLVITTEPIVGGPGRVSTVFTPLPSEVHQGDTILLDDGKIRLAVNRVEGKEVICDVIAGGTLSPRKGMNLPGVALTIPAFTPKDLEDLAFGIANGVDYTALSFVRSAEDIRALRAAITALPGGSGTHPIIAKIEKPQALRNIDSIIAEADGIMVARGDLGVEVPPEEVPLHQKSIINRCIRAGKPVIVATQMFESMITNPTPTRAEASDVANAILDGADAVMLSGETSVGAYPVDAVAMMTRIINNIETHASSTRMDDRYVVHEDRGHQAALGRAACVLAEQIGAAAIVAVTQTGSTARIVARYRPRTPLVAVTTSAATLRRLNLVWGVQGVMADPVQQDSDRTLRAVEAKLLDEGILRSGDPYVLIAGQPLFAGGSTNMIKVEKMG; via the coding sequence ATGAGGATCATTCCGGGCAAAGCCCGCATAGTGTGTACCCTGGGGCCTGCGTCGCACGATGCGGCCGTCCTGATGCGGATGATCGAGGTGGGGATGGACGTTGCACGGTTGAATTTTTCGCATGGATCGCATGCAGACCACGCGAAGCTGATCGCGACGGTCCGCGAGGCCGCGGATCAATGCGGGGCTGCCGTGGCCTTGATGCAGGACCTTCAGGGGCCCAAGATCCGGATCGGTCAACTCTCCACGCCGTCGATCGATGTCCCGTCGGGCAGTACCCTGGTGATCACCACCGAACCTATCGTCGGCGGTCCCGGACGGGTGTCGACCGTTTTCACGCCGCTCCCCTCGGAGGTCCATCAGGGTGACACCATCCTTCTGGATGACGGCAAGATCCGGCTCGCGGTGAACCGTGTCGAGGGGAAAGAGGTCATCTGCGATGTCATTGCCGGCGGCACACTCAGTCCGCGTAAAGGCATGAACCTCCCCGGTGTCGCACTCACCATTCCTGCCTTCACACCGAAAGATCTTGAAGATCTTGCGTTCGGGATCGCGAACGGCGTGGACTATACGGCACTGTCGTTCGTGCGCTCGGCCGAGGACATCCGCGCCCTGCGCGCCGCGATCACGGCCCTGCCAGGCGGGTCCGGCACCCACCCCATCATCGCCAAGATCGAGAAACCACAGGCGCTCCGGAACATCGACAGCATCATTGCAGAGGCTGATGGGATCATGGTGGCGCGTGGCGACCTGGGAGTGGAAGTTCCGCCGGAGGAGGTGCCTCTCCATCAGAAGAGCATCATCAACCGGTGTATCCGGGCCGGTAAGCCCGTCATCGTTGCCACGCAGATGTTCGAATCCATGATCACGAATCCCACGCCGACGCGGGCGGAGGCAAGCGACGTTGCCAACGCGATCCTGGATGGGGCGGATGCCGTGATGCTCAGTGGTGAGACCTCGGTGGGTGCGTATCCGGTGGACGCCGTGGCGATGATGACGCGGATCATCAACAATATTGAGACCCATGCATCGAGTACGCGCATGGACGACCGGTACGTCGTGCACGAAGACCGCGGGCATCAGGCGGCGCTCGGCAGAGCGGCATGCGTCCTTGCGGAGCAGATCGGTGCAGCGGCCATCGTTGCGGTCACCCAGACCGGCTCCACCGCGCGCATCGTTGCCCGGTACCGGCCGCGCACTCCGCTCGTAGCGGTGACCACCTCCGCGGCGACGCTACGGCGTCTGAACCTGGTGTGGGGCGTGCAGGGCGTGATGGCGGACCCTGTGCAACAGGATTCCGACAGGACGTTGCGGGCGGTGGAAGCGAAGTTGCTGGATGAAGGCATCCTGCGGAGCGGCGATCCGTACGTCCTCATCGCCGGCCAGCCGCTGTTCGCGGGGGGGAGTACGAATATGATCAAGGTGGAGAAGATGGGATAG